From Methanocellales archaeon, a single genomic window includes:
- a CDS encoding TIGR00269 family protein: protein MRCDKCHHTAIIHQKYSGMHLCKRHFEKDVERKVKHSIRRYKMIERGDTVAFALSGGKDSTVVLHIIHSLFKDHPDIQLMAISIDEGIHGYREKTLKMAKQVCKKLNIRHEIASFEDQFGLTLDQMAILGERAPCTYCGVFRRVILNRTANALGATKLVTGHCLDDEAQTVLMNLLRGDMERLVRLMPTKKPGLVPRIKPLRYVPEKEVALYALLKEIPVLFDECPYAHLSLRAEIRDLLNAFEAKHPGTKYSLMKSFDLLIKPLKKEMEEVDLQRCTICGEPTMGDMCQACKLLKIIESRR from the coding sequence ATGAGATGCGACAAGTGTCATCATACGGCAATAATTCACCAAAAATACTCTGGCATGCATTTGTGCAAGAGGCATTTCGAGAAAGATGTTGAGCGAAAGGTCAAGCATAGCATTCGCAGATACAAGATGATTGAAAGGGGGGATACAGTCGCATTTGCACTAAGCGGAGGCAAGGATAGTACGGTTGTGTTGCATATAATCCACTCTTTATTCAAGGATCACCCCGATATACAGTTGATGGCGATATCGATCGATGAAGGCATTCATGGTTACAGGGAGAAAACGCTGAAAATGGCGAAGCAGGTTTGCAAGAAACTTAACATTCGACACGAGATCGCCTCCTTTGAGGATCAATTTGGGTTGACACTGGATCAAATGGCGATTCTTGGGGAAAGAGCGCCTTGCACTTACTGTGGGGTTTTTCGCAGGGTGATCTTGAACAGGACTGCTAACGCCTTGGGTGCGACCAAACTGGTAACCGGGCATTGCTTGGATGATGAGGCACAAACAGTGCTAATGAACTTGTTAAGAGGGGATATGGAGCGATTGGTCAGGCTTATGCCGACAAAAAAACCCGGACTGGTGCCACGAATTAAACCGCTGAGATATGTGCCTGAAAAAGAGGTTGCGCTTTATGCGCTCTTGAAAGAGATACCCGTCCTATTCGACGAGTGTCCTTATGCACATCTGTCTCTGAGGGCAGAAATACGTGACCTGCTAAATGCCTTCGAAGCTAAGCATCCTGGCACCAAGTACTCGTTGATGAAGAGCTTTGACCTTTTGATCAAACCCTTAAAAAAAGAAATGGAGGAAGTCGACCTCCAGCGATGCACGATCTGTGGAGAGCCGACTATGGGCGATATGTGTCAGGCGTGCAAATTACTGAAAATCATCGAATCACGTCGATGA
- a CDS encoding winged helix-turn-helix domain-containing protein has protein sequence MGIGEIMKVLLIDGAKYNFYQYKNEEELEKIIVGHCKDIFGRSSLYFAKHKMESLASQGSIPDGFSIDFENKKWYIIEIELSSHSTRHIVGQMIDFMNGVENPQTQKKIFTFIREEINNLQHTQKAEVDYYCKDIPSFLSDLIYDVSPEIIIIIDKKTKEIKESIYKANPNAKILEFKTFEREGFVGRHAYLFEPIVEHEPIVEHKVESERLPAKPKVKGKTTPQQEYRIPILEALIEMGGRGRIKDVLEKVEVKMRHRLTEADYEKISSGTDIKWINNTRWARLTMINEGLLKDDSPHGIWEVTDKGRNYYSNHKRLTMDQEKAMFSKMRSEGNPKKGVPFYPSQYVPYSQQRKKQS, from the coding sequence ATGGGGATCGGGGAAATAATGAAAGTACTACTCATAGATGGCGCGAAGTATAATTTTTACCAGTATAAAAACGAAGAGGAATTGGAGAAAATTATTGTAGGGCATTGTAAGGATATTTTTGGTAGGAGTTCATTATATTTTGCTAAACACAAAATGGAATCTCTCGCTAGCCAAGGTTCAATTCCAGATGGTTTTTCGATTGATTTTGAAAATAAAAAATGGTATATTATAGAAATAGAACTCTCATCTCACTCCACAAGACATATAGTTGGACAAATGATCGATTTTATGAATGGAGTTGAAAATCCTCAAACTCAAAAAAAGATATTCACATTCATTCGTGAAGAAATAAATAATCTTCAACATACACAAAAAGCAGAGGTTGATTACTATTGTAAAGATATCCCAAGTTTCCTTTCTGATCTGATTTATGATGTTTCACCCGAGATTATAATTATAATAGATAAAAAGACTAAAGAGATAAAGGAGTCTATTTATAAAGCTAATCCAAACGCAAAAATTCTAGAATTCAAGACATTTGAAAGAGAGGGTTTTGTAGGACGTCATGCTTATTTATTTGAGCCTATAGTCGAACATGAGCCTATAGTCGAACATAAAGTAGAATCCGAAAGACTACCCGCAAAACCTAAAGTGAAAGGTAAAACAACTCCCCAGCAAGAATATCGTATTCCTATTTTAGAAGCTTTGATTGAAATGGGCGGTAGAGGAAGAATCAAAGATGTTTTAGAAAAAGTGGAAGTTAAGATGAGGCATAGACTAACTGAAGCCGATTATGAGAAGATATCTTCTGGAACAGATATAAAATGGATCAATAATACAAGATGGGCGAGACTCACTATGATAAATGAGGGATTATTGAAGGACGACTCTCCCCACGGAATTTGGGAGGTTACAGATAAGGGACGAAATTATTACTCAAATCATAAAAGACTAACAATGGACCAAGAAAAAGCAATGTTTTCTAAGATGAGGAGCGAAGGCAATCCAAAGAAGGGGGTTCCATTCTATCCTTCTCAGTATGTCCCTTATAGTCAACAGAGAAAGAAGCAAAGCTGA
- a CDS encoding F420-dependent methylenetetrahydromethanopterin dehydrogenase, which yields MAKIGVIKLGNLGISQVVDLLLDERADRDIDVRTAGSGAKMGAGEAVDMATLMDWDPDLVVVVSPNASLPGPTKARESVGDKPCIVISDAPAKKITDELAEKGFGYILLRGDPLIGARREFLDPAEMALFNSDVLKVLATCGAARLVQEELDAAIEGIRQGDLKLPHIIAGAETVVERARFSNPYAKAKAIAAYKMAELVAEMNVQTCFVIKEPSGYIMMGAAAHEVMRAAALLADAARELEKSGNTVSRRPHASAGQILDKSTLLEKPR from the coding sequence ATGGCGAAAATAGGTGTCATAAAACTTGGGAATTTAGGGATCTCTCAGGTCGTTGACTTACTGCTGGACGAGAGAGCTGATAGGGATATAGACGTTCGCACAGCAGGTTCGGGGGCAAAGATGGGGGCAGGTGAAGCCGTGGACATGGCCACCTTGATGGACTGGGACCCTGACCTGGTGGTTGTGGTCAGTCCCAACGCCTCACTTCCCGGACCGACCAAGGCAAGAGAATCCGTTGGCGATAAACCCTGCATCGTCATCTCCGATGCGCCTGCGAAGAAGATTACGGATGAGCTGGCAGAAAAAGGCTTTGGATACATCCTTCTAAGGGGCGATCCCCTCATTGGCGCAAGGCGAGAGTTCCTCGATCCGGCTGAGATGGCACTCTTTAATTCAGATGTTTTGAAGGTGTTAGCGACATGTGGTGCGGCACGCTTGGTCCAGGAAGAACTGGATGCAGCCATCGAGGGCATTCGACAGGGAGACTTGAAGCTACCACACATCATCGCAGGTGCTGAGACGGTGGTCGAGAGAGCGAGGTTCTCAAATCCCTATGCCAAGGCAAAGGCAATAGCTGCATACAAGATGGCTGAACTCGTTGCGGAGATGAACGTTCAAACGTGTTTCGTCATAAAGGAACCTTCCGGATACATTATGATGGGGGCTGCTGCCCACGAGGTTATGAGGGCTGCTGCATTGCTTGCTGACGCTGCAAGGGAACTCGAGAAGAGTGGCAACACGGTTTCTCGAAGGCCCCATGCCAGCGCAGGGCAAATCCTGGATAAGTCTACTTTGCTGGAGAAGCCAAGGTGA
- the ftsZ gene encoding cell division protein FtsZ codes for MEKMQSIIEDAFRYSEIEQEQITISNFKDAGTPRIAIVGCGGAGNNTIKRLCSIGVVGAETIAVNTDKQHLELIPNNGCKKILIGRSLTKGLGAGGFPHIGRQAAEVDRMLLEDALKDTDLVFITAGMGGGTGTGSAPVVAEVAKDEGAIVVGMVSFPFKIERTRRVLAEQGIEELRRAADTVVILDNNRLLNYVPNVPIDQAFSVMDQLIAETVKGISETITLPSLINLDYADVKSIMHCGGVAVMLVGEAQGQDKSHSVVKAVLNHPLLDVDYRSATGALIHITGGSDLTLREAEEIAETLTKEIDTNANLIWGSRVDEDYTGKVKVMAIMTGVRSAQVLGPSVGVGTRELAYGPVIDVIR; via the coding sequence ATGGAAAAAATGCAATCTATTATAGAAGACGCTTTTAGATATTCTGAGATTGAGCAAGAGCAAATAACTATCAGCAATTTTAAGGATGCCGGAACGCCACGAATAGCAATTGTCGGTTGTGGTGGAGCAGGAAACAACACGATAAAAAGGCTATGCAGCATTGGAGTTGTGGGCGCTGAAACGATAGCAGTAAACACCGACAAACAACACTTGGAGTTAATTCCGAATAATGGATGTAAGAAGATTTTAATCGGCAGATCACTCACCAAGGGTCTTGGTGCTGGTGGGTTCCCACACATAGGAAGACAGGCTGCTGAAGTAGACAGGATGTTGCTAGAAGATGCTTTGAAAGACACAGATCTCGTTTTTATCACCGCTGGCATGGGAGGTGGCACTGGTACGGGTTCAGCCCCAGTCGTTGCAGAAGTTGCAAAGGATGAGGGCGCCATAGTGGTCGGAATGGTGTCATTCCCATTCAAAATAGAGAGGACAAGGAGGGTTCTAGCAGAACAGGGCATCGAGGAACTGAGACGAGCAGCGGATACTGTCGTGATATTGGATAACAACAGGCTCTTGAATTATGTGCCAAACGTTCCAATAGATCAGGCATTCTCAGTGATGGACCAACTCATAGCAGAGACTGTAAAAGGCATATCGGAAACGATCACGTTGCCATCGCTGATCAATCTGGATTATGCAGACGTCAAGTCAATCATGCACTGCGGTGGCGTTGCAGTCATGCTGGTTGGTGAGGCTCAGGGCCAAGACAAATCCCATTCAGTGGTAAAGGCCGTATTGAACCACCCATTGTTAGATGTCGATTATAGAAGTGCAACCGGAGCCTTGATTCACATCACAGGCGGATCGGATCTCACATTACGGGAAGCGGAAGAGATAGCTGAAACGCTGACAAAGGAAATCGATACAAATGCAAACCTGATATGGGGTTCACGGGTCGACGAGGATTATACTGGCAAAGTCAAGGTCATGGCAATCATGACCGGAGTGCGATCTGCCCAAGTACTTGGACCAAGTGTTGGGGTTGGCACGCGTGAGCTTGCATACGGCCCGGTCATCGACGTGATTCGATGA
- a CDS encoding DUF5667 domain-containing protein, whose product MRQKILGMAIILMYLLSVVPVAAQETAKVNEIILKNKALYSLNLRVENLWETLSISPESKLAKQLTHAQKRVDEMEWCTENSREDLIPQIASEYAKKSDQISTTNRERVEMGALNDAEKQLDRHTEVLQNLLNSPRMPEQSKKGLENALEASNRLSATVREEAEMRTMGPEAFLDIYEKAFLNTPISIKFNLPETVSTRYQIIVTDDTVVLGQYVAEYDRTKSTIVFTEGSTGGLPEIKLTLSDIKKLSEYAEDKTITQMEAARIVLMFS is encoded by the coding sequence ATGAGACAAAAAATCCTAGGAATGGCAATAATATTGATGTATTTGCTGAGCGTTGTGCCCGTAGCTGCACAGGAGACGGCAAAGGTAAACGAGATCATCCTCAAAAATAAGGCATTGTATTCATTGAACTTGCGAGTGGAGAACCTTTGGGAAACTCTCTCAATATCTCCAGAATCCAAGTTAGCCAAGCAACTGACACACGCCCAAAAACGGGTGGATGAAATGGAGTGGTGTACGGAGAACAGCAGAGAGGATCTCATTCCTCAGATAGCATCGGAATACGCAAAAAAAAGCGATCAGATAAGCACCACAAACAGGGAGAGGGTTGAAATGGGCGCCCTTAACGATGCAGAAAAACAACTTGACAGACATACCGAAGTTCTCCAAAACCTGCTGAACTCTCCAAGGATGCCTGAGCAGAGCAAGAAGGGCTTAGAGAATGCATTAGAGGCGAGCAATAGACTCAGCGCAACGGTGCGAGAAGAGGCGGAAATGAGGACGATGGGACCTGAAGCATTTCTGGATATATACGAAAAGGCTTTTCTTAATACTCCAATATCAATCAAATTCAACCTTCCTGAGACCGTTTCCACTAGGTACCAGATCATTGTTACCGATGACACAGTGGTGCTTGGTCAATATGTCGCTGAGTATGACAGGACAAAAAGCACCATTGTATTTACTGAAGGCTCGACAGGGGGTCTTCCTGAGATTAAGCTCACCCTATCGGACATTAAGAAACTTAGCGAATACGCCGAGGATAAGACGATCACACAGATGGAGGCAGCAAGGATAGTGTTAATGTTTAGTTAG
- a CDS encoding PGF-CTERM sorting domain-containing protein, giving the protein MEKKEVAWESWRIIVALLVVIVLMLGSVFGSIVLVDADDPSKVTLNAESNTECVIFDIERDGGISIDTAREITESTIIDGLKKYRSEDYKTYFDSSPDWYAKKHSFEERIARDLWFHVNYPYIILLGGGDPNNIGYTGEFISSNCPEWVMGLFLDWKDPQENPSKPDLDDDFLGGVDFSSIQLNYISLSLDQNGENFSYVLKAKRAEEGDNIIDIADATELSINAFFTGLTLPDSKFWVNLNPWEPDVIMDKDLRKTDLGRIMLEADLQMKKDFCKYENPCESEIGEEFWELLGKKSEELAEECMKRHPAEIEDTDNVLFSPVTRHWIIPDKTDVYGTDDEVYIVDIKLNIESEPVYEHSTYQIVNQNSSLSDECKEDLSEAAKEYGRYAMELEEVMILPLVVQEVNHGDYYLDLRQVYTSLALAQWYKDKYRHTSRIFTNLIDSKDSTGLESKYIWDAEDIWRDYVKSFEEGEYHCWKNTTYTKGDYIITESRLYLGGGVDFTDIKLTNIGDMPANLKELTLYATSTFFANEEDDYYFGDELYVFKPSSAPTPTLTPTLTPTLTPTLTPQHPPHGHPSTPTPTLTPTLTPTLTPTLTPQHPPHGHPSTPTPTLTPTPTPVATPSHPEEQPLPTEEPSVPGFEAAFAIVGLLVITYLIRRRQ; this is encoded by the coding sequence ATGGAAAAAAAAGAGGTTGCATGGGAAAGTTGGAGAATTATTGTGGCACTACTTGTCGTTATAGTTTTAATGCTTGGGTCGGTTTTTGGTAGCATAGTATTGGTGGATGCTGATGATCCTAGTAAAGTTACGCTTAATGCCGAATCTAATACAGAATGTGTGATATTTGATATAGAACGAGACGGTGGTATAAGCATAGATACTGCAAGAGAAATAACGGAATCCACTATTATCGACGGGTTAAAAAAATATAGATCTGAAGATTATAAGACCTATTTTGACAGTTCGCCAGACTGGTACGCTAAGAAACACTCCTTTGAAGAACGCATCGCAAGAGACCTTTGGTTTCATGTTAATTATCCCTACATCATACTCCTAGGAGGGGGCGATCCTAACAATATCGGATACACAGGGGAATTTATATCGTCAAATTGTCCAGAATGGGTTATGGGTCTGTTTCTTGATTGGAAAGACCCGCAGGAAAACCCAAGCAAACCAGATCTCGATGATGACTTTTTGGGCGGTGTAGATTTTTCATCAATTCAATTAAATTATATTTCACTATCTTTGGATCAGAATGGAGAAAATTTTAGCTACGTACTAAAAGCGAAAAGAGCAGAAGAAGGCGATAATATCATAGACATCGCAGATGCCACAGAGCTATCGATAAATGCATTCTTCACGGGCTTAACCCTACCAGATTCTAAATTTTGGGTAAATCTAAACCCCTGGGAACCAGATGTAATAATGGATAAAGATTTAAGAAAAACAGACTTGGGAAGGATTATGCTTGAAGCAGACCTTCAGATGAAGAAGGACTTTTGTAAATATGAGAATCCATGTGAAAGCGAGATTGGAGAAGAGTTCTGGGAGTTATTGGGTAAAAAATCAGAAGAATTGGCAGAAGAATGTATGAAAAGGCATCCTGCTGAAATAGAAGACACTGATAACGTTCTATTCAGTCCTGTGACTAGGCATTGGATCATTCCAGATAAAACGGATGTTTATGGCACAGATGATGAAGTTTATATTGTTGATATAAAATTAAATATAGAATCAGAGCCGGTATATGAACATTCAACTTATCAAATTGTAAATCAAAATTCTTCTCTTTCCGATGAATGTAAAGAGGATCTTAGTGAAGCAGCAAAGGAATATGGTCGTTATGCGATGGAGCTGGAAGAAGTGATGATACTTCCTTTGGTTGTTCAAGAAGTGAATCATGGTGACTATTATTTAGATTTGAGGCAGGTTTATACTTCGTTGGCACTTGCACAATGGTACAAGGATAAATATCGGCACACATCTAGGATTTTCACAAATCTCATAGATTCAAAGGATTCGACGGGGTTAGAATCGAAGTATATATGGGATGCTGAGGATATATGGAGAGATTATGTTAAGTCATTTGAAGAAGGCGAATATCATTGCTGGAAGAATACAACTTATACAAAAGGCGACTATATAATTACTGAAAGTAGGCTTTATTTGGGTGGTGGTGTTGATTTTACAGACATAAAACTGACAAATATTGGAGACATGCCTGCAAATTTAAAAGAATTGACACTCTATGCGACATCTACTTTTTTCGCAAATGAGGAAGATGATTACTATTTTGGTGATGAATTGTATGTGTTTAAGCCAAGTTCGGCACCAACACCCACATTAACACCCACATTAACACCCACATTAACACCCACATTAACACCCCAGCACCCACCACACGGGCACCCCAGCACACCAACACCCACATTAACACCCACATTAACACCCACATTAACACCCACATTAACACCCCAGCACCCACCACACGGGCACCCCAGCACACCAACACCCACATTAACACCCACTCCAACACCGGTAGCAACACCTTCGCATCCTGAAGAACAACCATTGCCAACAGAAGAGCCAAGTGTACCTGGATTTGAGGCAGCATTCGCAATCGTTGGGCTCCTAGTGATCACATATCTAATCAGAAGAAGACAATAA
- a CDS encoding DUF460 domain-containing protein, with product MQNGHIIVGIDPGTTTAVAILDMRGGLVNLFSSRVVSISDVIEHITRYGKPLIIASDVTPAPNTVEKIKRAFNAVLFLPSDSLPTEEKIDLAKPFKYCNEHERDALAAALWAYKDCKNKFTHIEKKTPIGMDADEVKALVLRGCSIDAAISQLSRPDKVEEVKKKEIKTINKQALELQKIIHRQEKQISRLKEYVDELQSQMSKKDDRIEELATLLDGIKFKDQRALRKAREIERRDKEISRLKKELLKRERDISLLSNQIDQLKYVQTLDFFGEKRPLKVISSFTRDSISETEAKYGLKKGEVIFLEDASGGSQTTADLIISKGIRGIITQNEMSHAAEKRFVNMGIPIIPAKDVSIHRIADFAVVDQSILDRAIQKWHENMRKTRAEKVESLIIEYKNKKKV from the coding sequence GTGCAAAATGGTCATATCATCGTTGGAATAGACCCTGGCACGACCACTGCAGTTGCAATCCTTGATATGAGGGGGGGGCTCGTCAACCTATTCAGCTCCAGGGTGGTTTCCATATCAGATGTGATTGAGCATATAACTAGATATGGGAAACCTCTAATCATAGCCTCTGATGTAACGCCCGCCCCAAACACTGTTGAAAAAATCAAGCGGGCATTCAACGCAGTCCTATTCTTACCAAGTGATTCACTGCCAACAGAGGAGAAGATCGACTTAGCAAAGCCTTTCAAATACTGCAATGAACATGAAAGAGATGCATTGGCTGCAGCTCTGTGGGCATACAAAGACTGCAAAAATAAATTCACCCATATCGAAAAGAAAACGCCCATCGGCATGGATGCAGATGAAGTGAAGGCACTGGTCCTCCGCGGATGTTCGATCGACGCCGCAATTTCCCAATTGTCTCGACCTGACAAGGTAGAAGAGGTCAAAAAAAAGGAAATAAAAACCATCAACAAGCAAGCCTTAGAGCTGCAAAAGATAATCCATCGCCAGGAGAAACAGATATCTAGACTTAAGGAATATGTCGACGAACTGCAATCCCAGATGAGCAAAAAAGACGATCGGATAGAGGAACTTGCTACCCTATTGGATGGCATAAAATTCAAAGACCAGAGAGCGCTAAGGAAGGCAAGAGAGATTGAACGTAGGGACAAAGAGATCTCTCGGCTAAAAAAAGAATTGCTAAAAAGGGAGAGAGATATATCCCTGCTGTCCAATCAAATAGATCAATTAAAATATGTACAAACATTGGATTTTTTTGGAGAGAAGAGACCTTTAAAAGTGATATCCTCATTCACAAGGGATTCAATTTCAGAGACTGAAGCCAAGTATGGGCTCAAAAAGGGGGAGGTCATATTCTTAGAAGATGCAAGTGGTGGTAGCCAAACCACGGCAGACTTGATTATAAGCAAAGGGATCAGAGGGATAATCACCCAAAATGAAATGTCCCATGCTGCAGAAAAACGGTTTGTTAACATGGGTATCCCCATAATCCCAGCGAAGGACGTGAGTATCCATAGAATTGCAGATTTTGCAGTTGTGGACCAAAGCATACTGGATCGGGCAATCCAAAAATGGCATGAAAATATGAGGAAAACCAGGGCTGAGAAGGTGGAGTCATTGATCATTGAATATAAAAATAAAAAAAAGGTCTAA
- a CDS encoding protease inhibitor I42 family protein, which produces MRPKIIGIGVLIVISIVLIAWFGFMSPGDTIKTKKGATFSVSLESNPTTGYSWQPQFDSNYVQLVDSSYVPSQPNLLGGSGKETFEFLAMSSGTTEITFSYARPWESQPPLETRVFKVVIK; this is translated from the coding sequence ATGAGACCAAAAATCATAGGAATCGGGGTTTTAATAGTTATCTCGATTGTTTTGATCGCCTGGTTTGGTTTTATGTCTCCTGGAGACACGATAAAGACCAAAAAGGGTGCTACATTTTCTGTATCTTTAGAGTCAAATCCGACCACTGGCTATAGTTGGCAACCACAATTTGACTCTAACTACGTTCAATTGGTCGATAGTAGCTATGTCCCAAGTCAACCAAATCTTCTCGGAGGCAGTGGTAAGGAGACGTTTGAGTTTCTTGCTATGAGTTCAGGAACAACCGAAATAACGTTCTCTTATGCGAGGCCCTGGGAGTCCCAACCACCCCTGGAGACCAGGGTTTTTAAGGTAGTAATCAAATGA
- a CDS encoding methionine adenosyltransferase, producing the protein MKRNIRVEQINQTPIEAHRTELVERKGIGHPDSICDGIAEAVSRALSCEYLNRFGRILHHNTDQVELVGGEANPFYGGGEVIKPIFILISGRATSYVGEAKIPIGVIAHETAREYLAQNIRNLKPSHVVLDQRIGQGSVDLINIFERGKIPNANDTSFGVGHAPFSETELVVYNAERALMNLRDKIPAIGEDIKVMGLRVKDHITLTVANAIISKYVDDLEHYKTIKKEIGEHVLNTAMQHTKRDVSVAVNIADDYSTGSVYLTVTGTSAEMGDDGSVGRGNRSNGLITPNRSMSLEATSGKNPVSHVGKIYNLLSTQMAQYIAKLYGVEEVYVRILSQIGQPIDDPMIVDAQIILKKGISLEKIKPDVKHIIDDWLSEITQITEMVVKGELSTF; encoded by the coding sequence ATGAAACGAAATATCAGGGTGGAGCAAATCAATCAAACTCCCATTGAAGCGCATAGGACTGAGCTGGTCGAAAGAAAGGGAATCGGGCATCCGGATTCGATATGTGATGGGATTGCTGAGGCCGTGAGCAGAGCACTGTCATGCGAATACTTGAATCGGTTTGGCAGAATCCTGCATCACAATACGGACCAAGTTGAATTAGTGGGAGGAGAGGCGAACCCCTTCTATGGTGGCGGGGAAGTGATAAAGCCCATCTTCATCCTTATCAGTGGAAGAGCGACCTCTTATGTCGGTGAGGCTAAGATACCCATTGGAGTGATAGCCCACGAAACAGCAAGGGAATATCTGGCACAAAACATTCGGAACTTAAAACCTTCCCATGTTGTACTTGATCAACGGATAGGTCAGGGCTCCGTTGACCTCATAAACATTTTCGAGAGAGGAAAGATACCTAATGCGAATGATACCTCTTTTGGTGTAGGTCATGCTCCCTTTTCAGAAACAGAGCTGGTTGTGTATAATGCAGAGCGAGCCCTGATGAATCTAAGAGATAAGATACCGGCAATTGGGGAGGACATAAAAGTAATGGGCTTGCGGGTCAAAGATCACATCACCCTTACCGTCGCTAACGCCATTATCTCGAAATATGTGGACGATCTAGAGCATTACAAGACGATAAAAAAAGAGATTGGTGAGCATGTCCTAAATACAGCGATGCAGCACACTAAGCGCGATGTGTCTGTAGCTGTAAATATAGCGGATGATTATTCCACTGGTTCGGTATATCTGACTGTGACTGGCACTTCAGCAGAAATGGGTGATGATGGCTCTGTGGGCAGAGGAAACAGGTCCAATGGATTGATCACGCCCAATAGATCGATGAGTTTGGAGGCAACAAGCGGCAAGAACCCAGTCAGTCATGTGGGAAAGATATACAACTTGTTATCCACTCAAATGGCACAGTATATTGCAAAATTGTATGGCGTCGAGGAGGTCTATGTACGCATTCTATCCCAGATCGGACAACCGATAGACGATCCGATGATCGTTGACGCCCAGATAATACTGAAAAAAGGAATATCCCTGGAAAAAATCAAGCCAGATGTCAAACACATCATCGACGATTGGTTGTCGGAGATAACACAGATCACTGAGATGGTGGTAAAAGGGGAGCTGAGCACTTTTTAG
- a CDS encoding corrinoid protein, with product MLDEMSKSLVDGNMPEVKRLTEEFLEQGVKPEAIVNKGLIPGMDIVGIRFKKKEISVPEVLMSARAMHASLEILKPLLSRSDMEPLGIIAIGTVKGDIHDIGKNLVAMMLEGAGFQVIDVGIDVPPDSFVEIVRTKKPDILGLSALLNATLSSMKDVIRALESVRLRDDVKVMVGGAPVTQKFAEEIGADAYAGDAREAVVKAKEILGIK from the coding sequence ATGCTAGACGAGATGTCCAAATCCCTTGTAGATGGCAATATGCCAGAGGTGAAAAGGCTAACTGAAGAGTTTTTGGAGCAGGGGGTTAAACCCGAGGCAATCGTCAACAAGGGACTAATACCGGGAATGGACATCGTTGGGATAAGATTTAAAAAGAAAGAGATATCGGTTCCAGAAGTCCTTATGTCTGCAAGGGCTATGCATGCCTCGCTGGAAATACTGAAACCCCTGCTTTCCAGAAGCGACATGGAACCCTTGGGGATAATAGCGATAGGTACGGTGAAGGGGGACATACATGATATCGGCAAGAATCTCGTTGCGATGATGCTGGAGGGTGCCGGTTTTCAGGTTATCGATGTGGGCATAGATGTTCCGCCTGATAGCTTCGTGGAGATCGTCAGGACAAAAAAACCAGATATATTGGGGTTGTCTGCATTGCTCAACGCCACCCTGTCTTCGATGAAGGATGTCATCAGGGCGTTAGAAAGTGTGCGGTTGAGGGATGATGTGAAGGTAATGGTCGGTGGCGCGCCGGTCACACAGAAATTTGCGGAGGAGATAGGTGCGGATGCATATGCCGGAGACGCCAGAGAAGCGGTAGTGAAGGCAAAGGAGATTTTGGGGATTAAATAA
- a CDS encoding tautomerase family protein, translated as MPIIHVNVWEGFGEERAKTVIQEITRVFVDLGIPENAIEIIVHEIPKSHWGVGGEPASEKFQNNNC; from the coding sequence ATGCCGATAATTCACGTAAATGTCTGGGAAGGTTTTGGAGAAGAGCGAGCTAAAACCGTGATTCAAGAAATTACAAGGGTTTTTGTGGATTTAGGCATTCCTGAAAATGCTATAGAAATAATCGTGCATGAAATTCCAAAGTCCCATTGGGGAGTTGGCGGTGAACCTGCTTCAGAAAAATTTCAAAATAACAATTGTTAA